The proteins below come from a single Aegilops tauschii subsp. strangulata cultivar AL8/78 chromosome 6, Aet v6.0, whole genome shotgun sequence genomic window:
- the LOC123494581 gene encoding putative F-box protein At3g25750: MEPIKRTATLSSNIRVQHEPADGGDAASGTIGAHPIHLIEKILGYFSPLDSVRLAVVCKSWAAAVSERLARPTPHLFALKLANVHSQSPFRFMLPPEEERRHRGAIYSLPVNEEGSPSLVAPARLPSAVRDPKGMNFKLSGALPCGLLSFAVGNRVFLVNPLTGAFQSDMYAPFGTGAKVRTVAGANAIFDHDYSERNVLLSWCTEEWRQRKLLSQEFKNIYLMAYADGVFYALEFRGCAYSVDTRVPPPWRLKKLRAPSILEQYTLIRGRFLCYSHLLESEGSVLFVGPVLAPRQPTCRDTIGGFEVYRLDVEVSRWVKVERLAAERALFVSEQSSFTVRASEVPGCMSNCIYFVGEVDEYSYVTWGVYSMEERKVLFQRPVGGSWGRYAAARWFLPAVVIPFADARAHCTLRRKDKNLSSSEGHEDGSNCAKSRCYYESFGSD; this comes from the exons ATGGAGCCAATCAAACGCACGGCCACCCTGTCAAGCAACATCCGCGTCCAGCACGAACCCGCTGACGGCGGAGATGCGGCGAGCGGGACTATCGGCGCCCACCCTATCCACCTCATTGAGAAGATCCTCGGCTACTTCAGCCCGCTGGATTCGGTGCGCCTCGCCGTCGTCTGCAAGTCCTGGGCGGCGGCCGTCTCCGAGCGGCTAGCGAGACCCACCCCCCACCTGTTCGCGCTCAAGCTCGCCAATGTGCACAGCCAGTCCCCGTTCCGGTTCATGCTGCCGCCCGAGGAGGAGCGCCGCCACCGCGGGGCCATCTACTCCCTGCCGGTGAACGAGGAGGGCTCGCCGTCGCTGGTGGCCCCTGCCCGCTTGCCCTCCGCGGTCCGCGACCCGAAAGGCATGAACTTTAAGTTATCCGGCGCCCTGCCCTGCGGCCTCCTCTCCTTCGCGGTCGGCAATCGCGTTTTCCTCGTCAACCCCCTCACCGGCGCGTTCCAGAGCGACATGTATGCGCCCTTCGGGACTGGAGCTAAGGTGAGGACAGTCGCCGGCGCCAACGCGATCTTCGATCACGACTACTCCGAGAGGAACGTCTTGCTCTCCTGGTGCACGGAGGAGTGGCGCCAGCGGAAGCTGCTTTCTCAAGAGTTCAAGAACATTTATCTCATGGCCTACGCAGACGGCGTCTTCTACGCGCTGGAATTCCGGGGTTGCGCCTATAGCGTGGACACACGCGTGCCGCCGCCGTGGCGCCTGAAGAAGCTCCGTGCGCCGAGCATTCTCGAGCAGTACACCCTGATCCGCGGGCGCTTCCTCTGCTACTCCCACCTGCTCGAGTCGGAAGGGTCGGTCCTGTTTGTCGGTCCGGTGCTTGCACCACGACAGCCCACATGCCGTGATACCATCGGTGGCTTTGAGGTGTACAGGCTGGATGTCGAGGTGTCACGATGGGTGAAAGTGGAGAGGCTTGCTGCTGAGAGGGCGCTTTTCGTGAGTGAGCAATCATCGTTCACGGTGCGCGCCTCGGAGGTGCCCGGGTGCATGAGCAACTGCATCTACTTTGTGGGTGAGGTTGACGAGTACTCCTACGTCACCTGGGGCGTCTACTCCATGGAGGAGCGGAAGGTGCTGTTTCAGCGCCCCGTCGGTGGTTCTTGGGGAAGGTATGCTGCTGCACGCTGGTTCCTCCCTGCTGTTGTGATACCATTTGCAGATGCACGTGCGCATTGTACACTCAGGAGAAAGGACAAAAATCTAAGTTCTTCAG AAGGACATGAGGATGGGAGCAATTGTGCGAAATCAAGATGCTACTATGAATCCTTTGGCTCTGATTGA
- the LOC141025733 gene encoding uncharacterized protein — translation MKLDNVNVFVATFLGGNRLRNFAQRPADGTRGGMLLLWDDQMVDLVDINTATFCLSAMVRIRDSNVQYKLTTVYGPTDSSRKDAFFAELIGQKPPAGISWLMACDFNQIYRARDKNNRNINRSRIIRFRAALQSCELKEIHLQNRRFTWSNERENPTLCKHDSFFCNAEWTATFGTHMLHVVSSSFSDHCPLLLADDKGPRRPQTFKFENFWVSMPGVMEVVSKAWDEHGPHSEPYQILFHKLKKVGRHLSEWSRGLFSKAKVHLHAALLVILHLDIAQENRQLSHDELDLRARLKRRVISLVVLKRARKKQCARIANLKEGDSNTKFFHRRVNARRRKNHIHRLKHGQGWFTDHEAKEKLIHDHFCEVMKKGSTRAKDFNWEELNLESHELDLHELESPITEAEVREAINGMPSDKAPGPDGFTGIFFKKCWEIIKHDVMRAIH, via the coding sequence ATGAAACTCGACAATGTCAATGTTTTCGTGGCCACTTTCCTGGGGGGAAACAGACTGCGCAATTTTGCACAAAGGCCGGCCGACGGCACGAGAGGGGGAATGCTCCTGCTTTGGGATGACCAGATGGTGGATCTGGTTGACATCAACACCGCCACCTTCTGCTTATCCGCGATGGTCCGAATCCGTGACTCCAACGTACAATACAAGCTCACCACCGTCTACGGTCCCACCGACTCTTCTCGCAAGGATGCTTTTTTTGCGGAGCTCATTGGCCAAAAACCGCCTGCCGGTATCTCTTGGCTCATGGCATGCGATTTCAACCAAATATATCGTGCACGGGACAAAAACAATAGGAACATTAATCGAAGTCGAATTATCCGTTTCCGGGCGGCGCTACAGAGCTGTGAGCTAAAAGAAATCCACTTACAAAATAGAAGGTTCACTTGGAGCAATGAGAGGGAAAACCCGACCTTGTGCAAGCATGATTCGTTCTTCTGTAACGCTGAGTGGACCGCCACCTTCGGCACCCACATGCTCCACGTCGTATCTTCATCCTTCTCTGACCATTGCCCGCTTCTCCTCGCCGATGACAAGGGGCCAAGGAGGCCTCAAACTTTCAAGTTCGAAAACTTCTGGGTTTCCATGCCTGGAGTCATGGAGGTGGTCAGCAAGGCTTGGGACGAGCATGGCCCGCACTCCGAGCCATATCAAATATTGTTTCACAAGCTCAAGAAGGTGGGGCGGCACCTCTCTGAGTGGAGTAGGGGGCTTTTCTCTAAAGCAAAGGTCCATCTTCACGCGGCCCTCTTGGTGATCCTACATCTTGACATCGCGCAGGAAAACCGGCAACTATCTCACGACGAGTTGGACCTTAGGGCTAGGCTTAAGAGGAGGGTAATAAGCTTGGTTGTGCTTAAGAGGGCTCGAAAGAAGCAATGCGCGCGAATCGCTAACCTCAAGGAAGGGGATTCCAACACAAAGTTTTTCCATCGCAGAGTCAATGCAAGGAGGAGAAAGAACCATATCCATAGGCTAAAGCATGGCCAGGGATGGTTCACTGACCATGAAGCTAAAGAGAAGTTAATACATGACCACTTCTGTGAGGTCATGAAGAAAGGATCCACACGCGCAAAAGATTTTAATTGGGAGGAGCTTAATCTGGAGTCTCATGAGTTGGATTTGCACGAGCTCGAGTCTCCCATCACCGAGGCGGAGGTGCGAGAGGCAATAAACGGCATGCCAAGTGATAAGGCGCCGGGGCCAGACGGCTTCACGGGTATATTCTTCAAGAAGTGTTGGGAAATAATTAAGCACGACGTGATGAGGGCAATTCACTAA